The following DNA comes from Anopheles coustani chromosome 2, idAnoCousDA_361_x.2, whole genome shotgun sequence.
TACTTAAATTCACATTATATCaagtttttattcattcgGCCAATGATAACGCTGATCTTCGATGAGCAAATAAATGCATACGCCTTTTTATCTGTCGCTTTAGTACTATTTTTAGTGTTTATATAATTTCAGTTTTTATCGATGcttaattcatagaaattgacCAATACATGATGTATCGAAACCGGATTAATTTCAAGTATATCTTTGATATCAGATTAACAGATATTGACTGGTTTACACGGCACCTACATTTCTCTACTATTATTTGTGAACATCAAACTTTCCAATTTCCAGGAAATAACAAAGTTCGATAATAAATCTTTGTGAACACACAGTCGCAGCAAAAGAGTCTGCCCTGTTTCATGTCTCTGGTTATTATTAAGGTTATATCGTAACATAACCGGCAGGGAACCTTCACGCCAATCAAACGTTCGTGGTATACACACCATCATGTCATGTTTCACCATTCAACACGGGCACTCTAAAATCGACGTCAGAGACCAAATaacagacacaaacacacgcccgCCATCCAAGATGAAACAGACCACTATCAAAAGTAATACTTATCATCTACCATCGACACCGTATTGTGGCCTATAATGGCCGTGGCAATTGTCTCCCGAAGTTGAACTCGTCATCAAAAAACCTCCCGCCACCATCACCCCATTTGAATCACCTGGCGGAAGTGCGTTCGACCGCCGTGGGGTACCCGTGGAGGCGCCTTATCCGTTACCCTTTCGCTTATCAATGAGTAATTCCGCAGGAATGTTTCTTCCTGTCGCGTTGCCGATACTTACAAGCTCCTCCTTTGAATCCATCGTGGCGAGCGGAAAATTTGAGTTTCTCTTAGCTCACAAACTTTTATCTTTGTCTGTCATCGAACTGACTGTTCCGGAAAATGTGAATGCAACGTCAGCAACTTCAAGTCGATTATATTGCCTCTATGTGGATATGACGAGAACTTTCTAATTTGCACACTCAATTTTTGTCCTCAACTGTACCACTGAACTTGCTGCGTAGAGACATCCAGGCATACGTTTAAAGCCTACCGCTTTTAATCCAAGGCATTTAAAACGTTAGCCCACCAATCTAACAGTTTCCATTCGCAGCGAACGAAAAACTTCCACCTGTATCACCGGTACCTAGAGAACTGGACTTAATCGATCGATAGCGAAGGTTCCACTATGTGTGCGATTCGTTGGTATCTAAGAGCCGAGGTTATCAACTTGCCGTTATCTTCTACGTTGATAAGTTTTTCATGCAAAGAAAACTGGCTAGAGAAATCAGTGGAAGTACTTCTGATACTGTATACTTGGTGTATGGTGGTGATTTCTTAAgtatattttttccaacaaactTCAAGCAAACCTGtgtagttttaaaataattcgaTATATTATAACATATTCATGGATTTTCTTGTAGCAAAACTTATTATTTTAAAGCAATGAAGTACgcttttttctatttgctgTTTAAGtgttttaacatttaaatatgATTAAAACAAGCAATTAAATGTTAACGAACGTATCGTGATTGGATTACTTTTAGAAATGAAtcactttttattttcaattttcagttAGTGTTCGACACaacttatttaatttttaaattttttcatgattttcaagttttttaaaacaattaacacGTGTTTAgcaacttttttgtttgaatcgtTCAACTGCCACTATCCTCAAGTTTTCATTCCGTCTGGCAACACTGTCTTCCATAACAACTAGAGTTgggtttcatgaatctttcggcgAGATTCTTTTACATGAATCTATTGTGGAAACATCATTCAGAATTATTCATGAAACTTTGGGATTTTATCTTTAGAAATTTGCGAACCTTTTTTGCGAATAAATAATCTCTAAAGattaaaaaatcttttgcCTAATGATTCAAATTCATTAGTTTTGtgaaaagattcattcagattcatgaatctgaatctgagttacacaactctaagaacaacaaaacaaacacgttgTATCGATGTCGCGGCCGATTTCGTTCGTTACTGGAAATGCGAAAAAACTCGAGGAAGTGCGGGCAATACTCGGGTCACGGTTTTCCCGGGAAATCATTGCCGTGAAACTGGACTTGCCAGAACTGCAGGGTGAAATCGATGACATCTGCAAGCGAAAATGCCTGGAAGCGGCACGCCAGGTGAAAGGACCGGTGATGGTGGAGGACACATGTTTGTGCTTCAACGCACTGAAAGGACTTCCAGGTGAGAGATGTGGAAGTGTTGTAAAACCAAGTTTATTTACCGATCTGTAACGGTcgaatgttttccttccaaccAGGACCCTACATCAAATGGTTCCTCGATAAACTCGGCCCCGAAGGATTGCATAAGCTGCTCGAAGGATGGGAAGACAAATCGGCCCAAGCGGTGTGTACCTTCGCGTACGCCAGCGAACCGGATGGCGAAGTTATACTGTTTCAGGGCCGTACAGATGGAGATATAGTTTATCCCCGGGGATCACGTGACTTTGGCTGGGATCCGATCTTCCAGCCCAAAGGTTTCGAGCAAACGTACGCCGAGTTgccgaaggaaaagaagaacgAGATCTCGCATCGATTCCGTGCATTAGATAAACTTAGAGAATATTTCTCGAAAGACAACGCATAAAAACAGATAAAGGAAACACGCACAACTGTTCTAACGCAtcattgattatttattttactacgTATCGTCTATTTTCTTCACTAGTACAAGTGATCTCCATCGGAGATTTTTGTCATTTAAAAAGTCTTTCAGAGTGAATGTttggttttcccttcttttaaCTTGAAACATACGCGCTAGTCACTTTAAAGGTCCGCCCCACGAAACGACAACAATTCGCTAATGCATTAGAATATAGAAATTGACAAACGTGCATGCCATACAGGAGTATTGTTCCATCCATGTTCGGAGACCTTAGTCGGTCTTCTTGCTTTTGGCCTTCGGCTTCTTTGCGGCTTCCTTCGACGAGGACGATTTCTTCTGCTTGTCCGAATTCCAGTAGTACAACACTTGCAGCGCAATCACCAAATTGGCGAAAGACGACGAGCCATACGTAATGATCATCATTTGATCGCCGGTCTCCTGAATCGAGGTGAAAATGCGTGCCAATGATCCAGCGAGCAGCATGAAGCACGTCACCGCAGACAACTGTCCAGTGCTTCCGTTGCGATAGTTGGCAAAAGCTTGCGATAGCTTTCCGAGCAGCAAGATGGGTACGTTGAATCCTTGCGCAATCAGTAGGTAATTAAGCGGTGTCAAGCCACCAAGCAGCACGTAAACTAGCCCCGAGTACCCGATGGCAAAGACAACCGATCGTGCCGACGATCCACCGTAAAATAGCACCAGCATAGCAATGATAGCCGTCTGCAGGGCAAGGAATGCCGTATCTCCCCAGGCACTGAATGGAAATCCGTTAACGAAGCTGTACGCCATATGAATCGTGATGGCAAACAGATCCAGGCAGACGCTGAACAGGCTGATGCCGCGAGCTGATTTGTTCGCGAGGATTTTGGTTATCTGAGGCACCTTCACGAGCACCGACCCGGCGATAATTCCTAGTCCGAGCCCTTTGCTGAGCAGGGCACGAAAGCAGTCACCTACGGATGTAACAACGCAGCCGGCATTAATTGCACGAATCACCAAATACCAATAATCCTTCGGCGATAAGACTACGTATTAAGGATACCCACCATCGAGGAGGTCAAAGTCGATGAAGTATTTATCGTAGCACTTCTCATCCATCAGATACAACATAAACTGTTTCCCGTAATCCACCATTTTAGTATTTTTGTTACAACAATCCCCGCTTAACACACTTTTCAACCTTTTTAATGGGTTTGACCAAGTTGGTGTTGGcagtagtgttggcagaatcaggATTCGGAAGATCCAAAGACTTGATCCCTTAACGGATTCTAAAGGATTGACTCCGATTTAACGGATTCGGATCAGAGTTGATTCGTTTGGAATtggaatcagatttgatttgttagggactcgatttgattcagACTTCCGAATCTACTTGAATTTAATATAGCTCGATTCAGACACGAGGGCAAGTCAATGTAATTATTACCAGCATCAGCACGGATTTAAATCGGATCGAATTAAACCAATCGATTCTAGCTGTCAATCATCAATCAAACCCCGCTAGACAGCTCGAAATATCATCCTACTAACaaacgttctacttttttgtatgggggtgAAAAACATGCAGTACGTTTTCGAGCAGTCGTTCAACCTTGTTCTacttcccatacaaaactgctcgatgtttgtttcattttaggaCGTTTTTAGGACGGTTGCTCGAAATCGCCGAGCGGGATCCTGCTAAAGATTCGACTACTTTGACGTGGCAGCTCGAAACGATCGAGTTAAGCCTGGTGTCAGTGCTTAAATCCCCCAATTTTTTCGTTGGACGACagattcttcaatttttctgttatttctaaaattctaagaaagttaaaggttttttgttcattttttttctttgtgaaaaaatgaaattgagGTCCAGGGTGTACAAAATTCTATTTGTTAATAGATTAAATTGGATACAATCATCCGAAAAAATCAAgctattttgattttatcgtacGACACAAAAAATATTGTCCGTTAAAATCTAACGCGTCAGAGCCTAAGACCAGCCTAAGTCTCATTCGTTCATAGATCAtaattacaaacaaatcataattacaaataaacaaatccaacTCCGACCACACATCTCGACTTTCAGAGCGTTTACTTCAAAATACAGCACGACCTAaccttttaaagtgtttcgttgcaacAACCGTGAACCTTATGTCaaatgagaaagaaaaagcgaTCCATTCCACCTCAGAAATATCGTACTTTCTTCGCCTGTtcagttgttttgttgtgcagAATATTTATCGCCAGATACTGGGAAATCGCACCATCGAGAGGTAAATTAGCTACGAGCATTATTTGAAAAGATAAATTGTACCGCTATTAT
Coding sequences within:
- the LOC131261940 gene encoding inosine triphosphate pyrophosphatase: MSRPISFVTGNAKKLEEVRAILGSRFSREIIAVKLDLPELQGEIDDICKRKCLEAARQVKGPVMVEDTCLCFNALKGLPGPYIKWFLDKLGPEGLHKLLEGWEDKSAQAVCTFAYASEPDGEVILFQGRTDGDIVYPRGSRDFGWDPIFQPKGFEQTYAELPKEKKNEISHRFRALDKLREYFSKDNA
- the LOC131261939 gene encoding mannose-P-dolichol utilization defect 1 protein homolog gives rise to the protein MVDYGKQFMLYLMDEKCYDKYFIDFDLLDGDCFRALLSKGLGLGIIAGSVLVKVPQITKILANKSARGISLFSVCLDLFAITIHMAYSFVNGFPFSAWGDTAFLALQTAIIAMLVLFYGGSSARSVVFAIGYSGLVYVLLGGLTPLNYLLIAQGFNVPILLLGKLSQAFANYRNGSTGQLSAVTCFMLLAGSLARIFTSIQETGDQMMIITYGSSSFANLVIALQVLYYWNSDKQKKSSSSKEAAKKPKAKSKKTD